One region of Solanum pennellii chromosome 6, SPENNV200 genomic DNA includes:
- the LOC107021099 gene encoding adenine/guanine permease AZG1: MDVESGIPPSSHGGKSPVTRLNDYVAESRVGKRFKLKERNTNFTTELRAGTTTFLTMAYILAVNASILSDSGGTCSVSDCIPLCSDPTVSTANCTNHPSLRLINPDVSCKFEPVNPGYAACLEKTRKDLIVATVASSLIGCVIMGVLANLPLALAPGMGTNAYFAYTVVGFHGSGNVSYESALAAVFIEGLLFLLISAIGLRAKLAKLIPKPVRISSGAGIGLFLSFIGLQNNQGIGLVGYSPSTLVTLAGCPRSSRAGVAPVMAAVNGTMTLIPGGTVSGDILCLHDRMESPTLWLGIVGFVIIAYCLSKNIKGAMIYGIIFVTAISWFRNTSVTAFPDTPAGDSAFDYFKKVVDVHTIKTTAGALSFKNIGKGYFWEALITFLYVDILDTTGTLYSMARFAGFTDEQGNFEGQYFAFMSDASAIVVGSLLGTSPVTAFVESSTGIKEGGRTGMTALTAAGYFFLAFFFTPILASIPAWAVGPPLILVGVMMMKAVVEVEWDDMRQAIPAFVTLILTPLTYSIAYGLIGGIGTYIVLHLGDWSLGWLRKLGIIKGSKTSNIAVLDNGVKENKNGSI, translated from the coding sequence ATGGACGTGGAGTCTGGTATACCGCCGTCGTCCCACGGCGGAAAATCTCCGGTGACTCGTCTCAATGATTACGTTGCAGAAAGCCGAGTAGGCAAGCGTTTCAAGCTCAAGGAACGTAACACCAATTTCACCACTGAGCTTCGTGCAGGCACCACTACTTTTCTAACTATGGCCTATATTTTAGCTGTTAACGCTTCTATTCTCTCCGATTCCGGCGGTACTTGTTCAGTTTCCGACTGTATTCCGTTATGCTCGGATCCAACTGTCTCCACGGCAAACTGCACTAACCATCCTAGTCTCCGTTTGATCAATCCTGATGTTTCCTGTAAATTTGAACCGGTTAACCCGGGTTACGCTGCCTGCTTAGAGAAAACTCGAAAAGATTTGATCGTCGCTACAGTGGCTTCATCTCTCATCGGATGTGTAATTATGGGCGTTTTGGCTAATTTGCCATTGGCATTAGCTCCTGGAATGGGCACAAATGCTTACTTCGCCTACACTGTTGTTGGTTTTCATGGTTCTGGAAATGTTTCTTATGAAAGTGCGTTAGCTGCAGTTTTCATCGAAGGCCTATTGTTTTTACTCATTTCGGCAATTGGCTTGCGGGCCAAGCTAGCGAAACTGATTCCGAAACCGGTCCGAATCTCCTCCGGCGCCGGTATCGGACTTTTCCTATCCTTCATTGGGCTACAGAATAATCAGGGAATCGGTCTCGTTGGATACAGTCCATCAACACTAGTCACCCTTGCCGGTTGCCCACGGTCATCTCGGGCAGGAGTAGCTCCGGTAATGGCCGCCGTAAACGGCACCATGACTCTGATCCCCGGCGGTACCGTTTCCGGTGACATACTATGTTTGCATGATCGTATGGAGAGCCCGACACTTTGGCTAGGTATAGTTGGATTCGTCATAATTGCTTACTGTTTGTCTAAAAACATAAAAGGTGCAATGATCTACGGCATCATCTTCGTCACAGCGATTTCATGGTTCAGAAACACCAGTGTGACCGCTTTTCCGGATACTCCGGCAGGTGATTCGGCTTTCGATTATTTCAAAAAAGTAGTCGACGTTCACACAATTAAGACCACAGCCGGAGCTTTGAGTTTCAAAAACATAGGTAAAGGTTACTTCTGGGAAGCATTGATAACTTTCCTATACGTAGACATATTAGACACAACCGGTACTCTATACTCAATGGCACGATTCGCCGGTTTCACCGACGAACAGGGCAATTTCGAAGGGCAATATTTCGCCTTTATGTCCGACGCGTCGGCGATCGTTGTAGGTTCATTGCTGGGGACATCACCAGTGACAGCGTTTGTCGAATCGTCAACAGGTATAAAAGAAGGTGGAAGAACAGGGATGACGGCGTTAACGGCGGCTGGATATTTCTTCCTGGCGTTTTTCTTCACGCCGATACTAGCATCGATACCGGCGTGGGCGGTTGGGCCGCCGTTAATATTGGTGGgagtgatgatgatgaaggCTGTGGTGGAAGTAGAGTGGGATGATATGAGGCAAGCAATACCGGCGTTTGTGACGTTAATTTTGACGCCGTTAACTTATTCAATTGCTTATGGTTTGATTGGTGGAATTGGGACTTATATTGTTTTGCATTTAGGGGATTGGAGTTTGGGGTGGTTGAGGAAATTAGGGATAATTAAGGGATCAAAAACAAGTAATATTGCTGTTTTGGATAATGGGGTTAAGGAGAATAAAAATGGGAGtatttaa